A region of the Gammaproteobacteria bacterium genome:
GGCACGCTTTGGAAGCAGGGACTGTTCAAGGGTGCCGGGCCGCGATGACTCGAGTGGTATTCCTGCTCGAAGAATACTCGATGCAGGCATTGCTGGACGGGCTCCTCCCTCGGCTGTTCCCCGGTCTGCTGTTTCAGTGCGTGCCCCACGACGGAAAGGCTGATCTGGAAAAGAGCATACCCAGGAAAATGCGCGGCTGGCGGGAACCCGGTGTCCGTTTCATCGTGGTGAGGGACAACGACCGTGGGGACTGTCTCCGTCTCAAGGACCACCTTAGCGGAATTTGCTCGGACCGGCCGGAGGAAGACTGGCTGGTCCGTATCGCCTGCCAGGAACTCGAAGCCTGGTATCTGGCCGAGCCGGACGCGCTGGCCGAAGCGTTCGAGAAGGAATCCCTCCGCGGGATCGGCTCCAGAGCGCGCTTTCGCAAGCCTGACGCCGTAGCCCATCCGGCCGAAGCGCTGGCCAAGCTGGTCCCGCAGTTCCAGAAAGTGTCCGGTGCGCGTCTCCTCGCCGAACACCTTACCCGCGAGCGAAACCGATCACCGAGCTTTCATGCCATGATGGACGGGATCGAACGACTCGCCTTACGGCTTACCTCCACCACCTAATCGGACATATGGCGATCACCAACCACGAACGCGTCGGCAAGGCGATGGAGCTTCTCCGCACCGGCTTGGGAGCCTTCGTCGAACGCGAGATCAAGTCCGCCCACCCCGGACCCAACCCGGCCCGCGAGACGTTACGCTATCTGGACAACCACAAGCTGGCCGGCCGGCCGATCCCTGAGTGGGACGCCCACGCTCTACTCATGCTGATTTGGCAATCGTGGAACGCAGTCTTCAGGACAACTCTGGGCCACGCGGAGCGCAACTACGTGTCTGAACTCCGCGACGCTCGGAATCGGTGGGCTCACCAGAGGAGCTTTTCCACCGAGGACGCTCAGCGCATTCTCGACTCAACGCATCGCCTGCTTTCGGCCATCTCGGCACCCAACGAAGCGACCGAAGCGGACAAGATGAGGAACGAGTTGCTTCGGCTGCGGTTCAACGAACAAGCCCGTCAGGAGCGGCGGCGGGGTGCCCAGACGGCTCTCAAGATCGGCGCGTCGTCGTCTCTTCCCGCCTGGAGGGAAGTGGTTGTGCCCCATCAGGACGTGGCGACTGGTCGATACAACCAAGCGGAGTTCGCCGCCGATCTCTGGCAGGTCTACATGGGGGAAGGCGCTGCCGAGTACCGCGACCCGGAGGAGTTCTTCCGGCGCACCTATCTGACAGAGAGTTTGCGCGGCATGCTTGTCGGGGCCGTCAGGCGCGTTACGTCGGGCACGGGCGACCCGGTCATCCAGCTTCAGACCAATTTCGGCGGGGGCAAGACCCACTCGATGCTTGCCCTGTACCACTTGTTCTCGGGCACGTCGCCAGCGAGCCTCGCCGGTGTGGATGAACTCATGGCCGAGGCCAAGGTAGAGGGACTGCCGCAGGTTCGGCGGGTCGTTCTGGTCGGCAACAAGATCTCGCCCGCGCGACCGGACCGAAAGCCTGACGGCACTGTGGTCCGAACGCTTTGGGGAGAACTCGCCTGGCAGCTTGGCGGACGCGACGCGTACGCCCGTATCGCGGCCGACGACGAGAAGGGGACGAGCCCCGGCGACGCCCTTCGCGGCCTGCTCAACACCTTCGGTCCGTGCGTGGTTCTGATCGACGAGTGGGTGGCCTACGCGAGACAGCTTCACGACCGTAGCGACCTTCCGGCCGGCAGCTTCGAGACACAGTTCACGTTCGCCCAGACCCTAACGGAATCGGCCAAAGCGGCATCGAACTGCCTCCTCGTGATCAGTCTGCCGGCATCGGACACGGCGGGTTCTCCGCACACGCGGGCCGACGATGTGGAGGTCGGCGGGGTGCGCGGTCGCGAAGCGCTGGATCGGCTCGGAAACGTAGTTGGCCGGCTGGAGTCCGCATGGCATCCCGCCACGGCCGAAGAGGGCTTTGCCATCGTGAAGCGACGTCTATTCGCACCCATGACCGGCGAGGCGTACAAGCAGCGCGATGTCGTCGCGAGGGCCTTCGGGGATTTCTATCGACGGCAACACCAGGAGTTTCCGGTTGAGTGCCGGGACGGCGAGTACGAGCGGCGATTGAAGGAGGCGTACCCAATCCACCCGGAGGTGTTCGACCGGCTTTACGAAGATTGGTCCACCCTGATCCGATTCCAGCGCACGCGAGGCGTCTTGCGGTTGATGGCGGCCGTCATTCACAGCTTGTGGGAGAAGGGGGACAAGAGTCCCCTCATCATGCCGTCCCTAGTGCCGATCGACGATCCGCGAGTGCAGTCCGAGCTTACGAGTTACCTCCCGGACCGATGGGTGCCGATCATCGAATCGGATGTGGACGGTGCTAACTCTCTGCCCCTCCGCATGGACGGGCAGTACAGCAATCTTGGCAAACTGAATGCATGTCGGCGCGTCGCCCGAACCGTCTACTTGGGGTCTGCCCCCCTTAAGGAGGCTGCGAGAAAGGGGATGGACGACCGCAGGGTGAAGCTCGGTTGCGTGCTTCCCGGGGAGTCGCCCGCGATCTTTGGCGATGCGCTACGCCGCCTGTCCGGAGCGGCGACCTACCTGTACCAGGACGGCCCCCGTGTCTGGTACGACACGCAGCCCACCGTTACCAAGCTTGCGATGGACAGGGCGGCCCAGCTGGAGCGCGATCCCGACAAGGTCGCCGACGAGATCAAGCGCCGGGTGCAGGCAGACGCCGCGAAGCGGGCAGATTTCCACGGCGTTCACTGCTTCCCGCGGGAGGCGGCGGACGTTCCCGATGACCCGAGCGTACGGCTCGCCATCCTCGGTACGGACGCGTTCTACATCAAGGGCGGCAAGAGCCCAGCGGAGGCGGCGGCTCGGCACTTGCTCGACTCCAGGGGGACCGCCCCCCGCCTCTGCCGGAACGCGGTCGTGTTTCTCGCGCCGGACAAGACCCGACTCCAGGACTTGGAGAGCGCGGTTCGATTGTATCTGGCGTGGAAGTCGATTGTCCGGGAGAAGGAGGTCCTCAATCTCGACCCGTTCCAGTCCAATCAGGCCGAGAACCGCCTAAAGGCAGAGGACGGGCGGGTGAAGGGCCAGCTCCCGGAGGTTTTTCTGTGGCTGCTGGCCCCGATCCAGGACAAGCCGGCGGACGAGGTGAGTTGGGAGGCGCTTCGCTTGACGGGAACCGGCGAGTTGGCGGTCCGGGCGAGCGCCAGGCTGCGGCGCGAGGAGCTACTCGTGACGAGCTACGGGGGTACCCGGCTGCGGATGGATCTGGATCGTGTTCCCCTGTGGCAGAACCATGTGGAGATTCGCCAGTTGGCCGACCACTACTCGCGATACCCGTATTTGCAACGAGTAGAGGATCCCTCGGTGATCGTGGAAGCGGTTAGGGAGGGAGTCAATCTGATCACTTGGCAGACGGAGACCTTCGCCTACGCCGAAGGCTACGATGAGGACCAGGGACGATACCTCGGGCTTCGTGCGGGCCAGGCCCTGTCTCCCCTGCCCGCCGATGGTCCAGGTTTGGTCGTTCGCCCGGAGATCGCCCGGAAGCAGATGGATGCGGAAAGGCCGACACCGCCGACTCAGGAAACAGCAACGGAGGACGCCGGGGACGGCACTGACACGCAGGCGGGAGCCGGAAACGAGACCGGATCGGAAACGCGCGCTCGCCCAATACGGTTCCACGGCAGCGTGGGCATCGATCCGATCCGGGCAGGCAAGGTCGTGGGACAGGTCGCCGAGGAGGTGGTCTCCCATCTCAGCGGTCTGGTCGGCTCCAAGGTTTCACTAACGCTTGAGATCGAGGCGGAGCTACCGGATGGCGCGCCGGACCATGTTGTGCGAACGGTTACCGAAAACGCACGCACACTCCGGTTCGAGACCCAAGGATTCGAGGACGGCTGAAGGAGTCCC
Encoded here:
- a CDS encoding DUF4276 family protein; the encoded protein is MTRVVFLLEEYSMQALLDGLLPRLFPGLLFQCVPHDGKADLEKSIPRKMRGWREPGVRFIVVRDNDRGDCLRLKDHLSGICSDRPEEDWLVRIACQELEAWYLAEPDALAEAFEKESLRGIGSRARFRKPDAVAHPAEALAKLVPQFQKVSGARLLAEHLTRERNRSPSFHAMMDGIERLALRLTSTT
- a CDS encoding Swt1 family HEPN domain-containing protein, producing MAITNHERVGKAMELLRTGLGAFVEREIKSAHPGPNPARETLRYLDNHKLAGRPIPEWDAHALLMLIWQSWNAVFRTTLGHAERNYVSELRDARNRWAHQRSFSTEDAQRILDSTHRLLSAISAPNEATEADKMRNELLRLRFNEQARQERRRGAQTALKIGASSSLPAWREVVVPHQDVATGRYNQAEFAADLWQVYMGEGAAEYRDPEEFFRRTYLTESLRGMLVGAVRRVTSGTGDPVIQLQTNFGGGKTHSMLALYHLFSGTSPASLAGVDELMAEAKVEGLPQVRRVVLVGNKISPARPDRKPDGTVVRTLWGELAWQLGGRDAYARIAADDEKGTSPGDALRGLLNTFGPCVVLIDEWVAYARQLHDRSDLPAGSFETQFTFAQTLTESAKAASNCLLVISLPASDTAGSPHTRADDVEVGGVRGREALDRLGNVVGRLESAWHPATAEEGFAIVKRRLFAPMTGEAYKQRDVVARAFGDFYRRQHQEFPVECRDGEYERRLKEAYPIHPEVFDRLYEDWSTLIRFQRTRGVLRLMAAVIHSLWEKGDKSPLIMPSLVPIDDPRVQSELTSYLPDRWVPIIESDVDGANSLPLRMDGQYSNLGKLNACRRVARTVYLGSAPLKEAARKGMDDRRVKLGCVLPGESPAIFGDALRRLSGAATYLYQDGPRVWYDTQPTVTKLAMDRAAQLERDPDKVADEIKRRVQADAAKRADFHGVHCFPREAADVPDDPSVRLAILGTDAFYIKGGKSPAEAAARHLLDSRGTAPRLCRNAVVFLAPDKTRLQDLESAVRLYLAWKSIVREKEVLNLDPFQSNQAENRLKAEDGRVKGQLPEVFLWLLAPIQDKPADEVSWEALRLTGTGELAVRASARLRREELLVTSYGGTRLRMDLDRVPLWQNHVEIRQLADHYSRYPYLQRVEDPSVIVEAVREGVNLITWQTETFAYAEGYDEDQGRYLGLRAGQALSPLPADGPGLVVRPEIARKQMDAERPTPPTQETATEDAGDGTDTQAGAGNETGSETRARPIRFHGSVGIDPIRAGKVVGQVAEEVVSHLSGLVGSKVSLTLEIEAELPDGAPDHVVRTVTENARTLRFETQGFEDG